Proteins encoded by one window of Erysipelothrix rhusiopathiae:
- a CDS encoding TrmH family RNA methyltransferase, which translates to MIVSGKISVKAILKERKRDIEFVAILDKHNDKESRYVERIAEGLKIKRMSREEMDALATNKTHGGYLVSCGKRISDPLNYLPKQTLSLMCIEGVTDPFNLGEICRTVASLGFDGIITPSYDFYEHEAKLIRASAGASESLWWMQSDDLSSDLKAIKAKKVVMAAAHRGDESESLLTYKLPDRVCICLGGALRGLSKSVLDISDVNVRIDYDARVSLSSVGACSVFAYERYRQLEEKK; encoded by the coding sequence ATGATTGTATCAGGAAAAATTAGTGTTAAGGCAATTCTTAAAGAACGTAAACGTGACATTGAGTTTGTAGCAATTTTAGATAAGCACAATGACAAGGAGTCACGTTATGTAGAGCGCATTGCGGAAGGACTCAAGATCAAACGAATGTCCCGTGAAGAAATGGACGCATTAGCCACAAATAAAACGCATGGCGGTTATCTCGTATCATGTGGTAAGCGAATTAGTGATCCCCTCAATTATTTACCAAAGCAAACACTTTCTTTAATGTGTATTGAAGGAGTGACAGATCCATTTAATCTTGGAGAAATTTGTCGAACTGTGGCTTCACTCGGATTTGATGGTATCATCACTCCAAGTTATGATTTCTATGAACATGAAGCCAAGTTAATTCGTGCCAGTGCGGGTGCAAGTGAATCGTTATGGTGGATGCAAAGTGATGATTTAAGTAGTGATTTAAAAGCTATCAAAGCTAAAAAAGTAGTAATGGCTGCTGCGCATCGTGGTGATGAGAGTGAATCTCTGTTAACTTATAAATTGCCAGATCGTGTATGTATTTGTTTGGGTGGTGCTTTACGTGGACTCTCAAAAAGTGTATTAGATATAAGTGATGTCAACGTGCGAATTGATTACGATGCTCGTGTATCCTTGAGTAGTGTTGGGGCATGCAGTGTGTTTGCCTATGAACGTTATCGTCAATTGGAGGAGAAAAAATGA
- the nadE gene encoding NAD(+) synthase: protein MKIAIAQLRVKANNPQANFEMIQEIVEKSKGKADLIVFPELAVGGYLVGDRMNNQSNIDELMAYNDRIRLLSDEIGIVWGNIYQKNDRLYNAAFFAYKGEWVERANHESAGVYMKHLLPNYGIFDDKRYFEPGDHNFEPFIFKGDRISIQVCEDLWDKSSDLKPTELMMQHSPDLMINISCSPWHKHKESMRLEEIRRQNLDIPFIYVNATGMQNNGKNVVLFDGGSMVVSSESVTYLDANFKQTFDIVDLKVQVTNKPSYEDKMYHALISAIRYFDEEALSYGPKWIVGVSGGLDSSVSIALLVKALGKDRVVGVTMPSQFNRDITKNNAYHLSKVLGFKFLEIPIAAMTDATVESMKFGAYSDVTGLAFENVQARLRGHTLMTVSSLENGVVMNNGNKIEVALGYATLYGDAIGALAILGDLTKMEVGMIGRTLNRIEGQEIVPENLIPVELENRVDWEFAPSAELAQDQFDPMKWGYHDLLIDELMHGRLGIVLNSYLDGSIYESNLGKYLASYGLDKGEAFVEDIQWVLKTMNTAVYKRVQMPPIVMVSNCAFGTVYRESQLRLHLTQTEQNLMNQIKNL from the coding sequence ATGAAAATTGCAATTGCACAATTAAGAGTTAAAGCAAATAATCCACAAGCAAATTTTGAAATGATTCAAGAAATCGTAGAAAAATCTAAGGGTAAAGCTGATCTGATTGTGTTTCCTGAACTTGCAGTCGGAGGCTACCTTGTTGGTGATCGTATGAATAACCAATCAAATATTGATGAACTGATGGCTTATAATGATCGTATTCGATTGTTGTCTGATGAGATTGGGATTGTCTGGGGAAATATTTATCAAAAAAACGATAGACTCTACAATGCTGCTTTTTTTGCCTATAAGGGTGAATGGGTAGAGAGAGCGAACCACGAGTCTGCAGGTGTTTATATGAAGCATTTGCTTCCGAACTACGGTATTTTTGATGATAAAAGATATTTTGAACCAGGTGACCACAATTTTGAGCCATTCATCTTTAAGGGTGATCGAATTAGTATTCAAGTCTGTGAAGACCTGTGGGATAAATCAAGTGATCTAAAACCGACAGAGTTAATGATGCAACACAGCCCAGACCTAATGATCAATATATCCTGTTCGCCATGGCATAAACATAAGGAATCTATGCGTCTTGAGGAAATTAGAAGACAGAACTTAGACATTCCATTTATTTATGTGAATGCGACAGGGATGCAAAATAATGGTAAGAATGTTGTGTTATTTGATGGTGGCAGCATGGTTGTGTCTTCTGAATCTGTGACGTATTTGGACGCTAATTTTAAACAAACTTTCGATATCGTCGATTTAAAAGTCCAAGTAACAAATAAACCTAGCTACGAAGATAAGATGTATCATGCTCTAATTTCAGCAATTCGTTATTTTGATGAAGAAGCACTATCTTATGGACCAAAATGGATTGTTGGTGTTTCGGGAGGATTGGATAGCAGTGTATCCATCGCCTTGCTTGTGAAGGCATTAGGAAAAGACCGAGTTGTTGGTGTCACAATGCCAAGTCAATTCAACCGCGATATTACCAAAAACAATGCATATCATCTAAGTAAAGTTCTGGGTTTTAAATTTTTAGAAATCCCGATTGCTGCAATGACTGATGCAACCGTTGAAAGCATGAAATTTGGTGCTTACTCAGATGTTACTGGTCTTGCTTTTGAAAATGTTCAAGCAAGACTGAGAGGGCATACGTTAATGACCGTTTCAAGCCTCGAAAATGGTGTTGTCATGAATAATGGAAATAAAATTGAGGTTGCTCTCGGTTATGCAACACTTTATGGTGATGCAATTGGTGCACTTGCTATCTTAGGTGATCTTACAAAGATGGAAGTTGGAATGATTGGTCGGACTTTAAATCGAATTGAAGGTCAAGAAATTGTGCCGGAGAACTTAATTCCCGTTGAATTAGAAAATCGCGTTGATTGGGAATTTGCGCCAAGTGCTGAACTTGCTCAAGATCAATTTGATCCAATGAAGTGGGGTTATCACGATTTATTGATTGACGAATTAATGCATGGTCGTTTGGGAATTGTTCTCAATTCATACCTTGATGGATCTATTTATGAATCCAATCTAGGAAAATACTTAGCCTCTTATGGTTTAGATAAAGGGGAAGCGTTTGTCGAAGATATTCAGTGGGTACTTAAGACGATGAATACTGCGGTTTATAAACGCGTGCAAATGCCACCCATTGTTATGGTGTCCAATTGTGCATTTGGTACCGTTTATCGCGAGAGTCAACTGAGATTGCACCTTACGCAAACTGAGCAGAATTTAATGAATCAAATTAAAAATCTATAA
- the spaA gene encoding surface protective antigen adhesin SpaA, with product MKKKKHLFPKVSLMSCLLLTAMPLQTAFADSTDISVIPLIGEQVGLLPVLPGTGIHAQEYNKMTDAYIENLVSLINQKVKPFLINEPKGYQSFEAVNEEINSIVSELKNEGMSLQNIHHMFKQSIQNLATRIGYRSFMQDAMYLENFERLTIPELDEAYVDLLVNYEVKHRILVKYEDKVKGRAPLEAFIVPLRNRIRSMNEIAAEVNYLPEAHEDFLVSDSSEYNDKLNNINFALGLGVSEFIDYNRLENMMEKEIHPLYLELYAMRRNRQIQVVRDVYPNLERANAVVESLKTIKDIKQREKKLQELLEIYIQRSGDVRKPDVLQRFIGKYQSVVDEEKNKLQDYLESDIFDSYSVDGEKIRNKEITLINRDAYLSMIYRAQSISEIKTIRADLESLVKSFQNEESDSKVEPESPVKVEKPVDKEKPKDQKKPVDQSKPESNSKEGWIKKDNKWFYIEKSGGMATGWKKVGDKWYYLDNTGAMVTGWKKVANKWYYLENSGAMATGWKKVSNKWYYLENSGAMATGWKRVSNKWYYLENSGAMATGWKKVANKWYYLENSGAMATGWKKVSNKWYYLENSGAMATGWKKIANKWYYLDKSGMMVTGSKSIDGKKYAFKNDGSLK from the coding sequence ATGAAAAAGAAAAAACACCTATTTCCGAAAGTAAGTCTTATGTCGTGCTTACTTTTAACTGCAATGCCACTACAAACAGCTTTTGCTGATTCGACAGATATTTCTGTGATTCCACTAATCGGTGAACAAGTTGGATTGCTCCCAGTTTTACCTGGGACAGGGATACATGCTCAGGAATACAACAAAATGACTGATGCTTATATTGAAAATTTGGTATCTCTAATTAATCAAAAAGTGAAGCCGTTTCTTATAAATGAACCAAAGGGGTACCAAAGTTTCGAAGCAGTGAATGAAGAGATTAACTCGATTGTAAGTGAACTTAAAAATGAAGGAATGAGTCTTCAAAACATTCACCATATGTTTAAACAAAGCATCCAAAACCTAGCAACTAGAATCGGCTACAGAAGTTTTATGCAGGATGCTATGTATCTTGAAAATTTTGAAAGATTAACGATTCCTGAACTTGATGAAGCATACGTTGATTTACTCGTGAATTACGAGGTGAAACACCGTATTTTAGTAAAATATGAAGATAAAGTTAAAGGTAGAGCTCCATTAGAAGCATTTATAGTTCCTCTAAGAAATAGAATTCGTAGTATGAATGAAATTGCTGCAGAAGTAAATTATTTACCTGAAGCGCATGAGGATTTCTTAGTTTCAGATTCAAGCGAGTATAATGACAAACTAAATAATATCAACTTTGCTTTGGGTCTAGGGGTCAGCGAGTTTATTGACTATAACCGGCTCGAAAATATGATGGAAAAAGAAATTCATCCATTGTATCTTGAACTTTATGCTATGCGGAGAAATCGCCAAATTCAAGTTGTAAGAGATGTATATCCAAACTTGGAACGTGCGAATGCGGTTGTTGAATCCTTAAAGACAATTAAAGATATAAAACAAAGAGAGAAGAAACTACAGGAACTTCTTGAAATTTATATCCAAAGAAGTGGAGATGTTCGAAAACCAGATGTACTCCAACGATTTATTGGAAAATATCAATCAGTAGTTGATGAAGAAAAAAATAAACTTCAAGATTATTTAGAATCAGATATTTTTGATTCATATAGTGTGGATGGCGAGAAAATAAGAAATAAAGAAATTACACTCATCAATAGAGATGCATACTTATCTATGATTTACAGAGCTCAATCGATTTCGGAAATTAAGACGATTCGTGCAGATTTAGAATCACTTGTCAAATCATTCCAAAATGAAGAAAGTGATTCTAAAGTAGAGCCTGAAAGTCCCGTTAAAGTAGAAAAACCAGTTGATAAAGAAAAACCTAAAGATCAAAAGAAGCCAGTTGATCAATCAAAACCCGAATCGAATTCAAAAGAAGGGTGGATTAAGAAAGATAATAAGTGGTTCTATATTGAGAAATCAGGTGGAATGGCAACAGGATGGAAGAAGGTAGGAGACAAATGGTACTACCTCGATAATACGGGTGCTATGGTTACGGGTTGGAAGAAGGTAGCAAACAAATGGTACTACCTTGAAAACTCAGGTGCGATGGCAACAGGATGGAAGAAAGTATCAAACAAGTGGTACTACCTTGAAAACTCAGGTGCGATGGCAACAGGATGGAAGAGAGTATCAAACAAGTGGTACTACCTTGAAAATTCAGGCGCAATGGCTACAGGATGGAAAAAGGTAGCAAACAAATGGTACTACCTTGAAAACTCAGGTGCGATGGCAACAGGATGGAAGAAAGTATCGAACAAGTGGTACTACCTTGAAAACTCAGGCGCAATGGCAACGGGTTGGAAGAAAATAGCAAATAAATGGTACTACCTTGATAAATCAGGAATGATGGTTACAGGTTCAAAATCTATTGATGGTAAAAAGTATGCATTTAAGAACGATGGAAGTTTAAAATAG
- a CDS encoding ABC transporter ATP-binding protein, which translates to MKRVLKNLKPFLGAILISIAFLFVQAFADLKLPNYMSHIVNVGIQQNGVEHASPDEISKDGHDLIVAILPQEQGQAFSSSYEMSGDRYVIKQNIDREATDILVGESVWTLMNLGEGSESEMPALSGKITDDFDIKQMYALTPMFKYMDPAVKEAAYTKAAGMEDSLKQQTGVVFAKMFYEELGKDIPTMQNQYILKKGGGMIGITIVGMIATIAVAFVSAKIGSGFSKNLRKEIFEKVQSFSAEEFDKFSSSSMVVRTVNDVNQVQQMITMGIRMFFYAPIMAIGGIIMISQRDTSMTWIIVVTCAALLSFLVVIYFVAVPKFKVMQKFVDRLNLVFRENLSGVMVIRAFGNKDFENKRFDKANSERADLALFINRVMSLMMPLMNFLMNATMLAIIWFGSHQIAEGILQIGDMMAFMQYSMQIIMSFLMIAMMFIFVPRAVVSLNRINELLDTKNTIHEPNEAKAFNASDRGLVEFENVDFKYGDADEYVLHDINFVAKPGETTAFIGSTGSGKSTLINLVPRFYDVTSGTVKVNGVDVKDVSTHDLREEIGYVPQKGVLLTGTAKSNLVYGKEDATDEEVTKALQIAQANFILDKKDGLDYEIAQGGTNVSGGQKQRLSIARALVKDASIFIFDDSFSALDFKTDQLLRKSIHENLNHATLLIVAQRVNTIMDADQIIVLDEGRIVGKGTHNELLKSCPTYYEIASSQLSEEELNYESK; encoded by the coding sequence ATGAAACGAGTCCTAAAAAATTTAAAACCATTCTTAGGTGCAATACTCATTTCAATTGCGTTCTTGTTTGTCCAAGCTTTCGCGGATTTGAAGTTACCCAACTACATGTCTCATATTGTTAATGTTGGTATTCAACAAAACGGTGTTGAACATGCAAGTCCCGATGAAATAAGCAAAGATGGTCATGACTTAATTGTAGCGATATTGCCACAAGAACAAGGTCAAGCATTCTCATCATCGTATGAGATGAGCGGAGATCGATATGTTATTAAACAAAATATTGATCGCGAAGCAACAGATATTCTCGTAGGAGAAAGTGTTTGGACCTTAATGAATCTTGGTGAAGGTTCCGAATCAGAAATGCCCGCATTAAGTGGCAAAATCACCGATGATTTTGATATCAAACAAATGTATGCTCTAACGCCTATGTTTAAATACATGGATCCAGCGGTTAAAGAAGCGGCATACACAAAAGCAGCAGGCATGGAAGATAGTTTGAAACAACAAACAGGTGTCGTTTTCGCAAAAATGTTCTATGAAGAACTCGGAAAAGATATTCCAACAATGCAAAATCAGTATATTCTAAAAAAAGGTGGCGGAATGATCGGAATTACGATTGTTGGAATGATCGCTACGATTGCAGTTGCATTTGTATCCGCTAAAATTGGATCTGGTTTTTCAAAGAATCTTCGTAAAGAAATCTTCGAAAAAGTTCAAAGTTTTTCAGCTGAAGAATTTGATAAATTTTCATCTTCGTCAATGGTAGTTCGAACCGTTAACGATGTAAACCAAGTTCAACAAATGATTACTATGGGAATTCGCATGTTCTTCTATGCGCCAATCATGGCAATTGGGGGAATTATTATGATTTCTCAACGTGATACATCGATGACATGGATTATTGTCGTAACATGTGCAGCATTACTCTCATTTTTAGTTGTTATTTACTTTGTTGCGGTACCTAAGTTTAAGGTTATGCAAAAATTCGTTGACCGATTAAATTTAGTATTTAGAGAAAATCTAAGCGGTGTTATGGTTATTCGTGCATTTGGTAATAAAGATTTTGAGAATAAACGTTTTGATAAAGCAAACTCAGAGCGTGCTGATCTCGCACTCTTTATTAACCGTGTGATGTCATTAATGATGCCACTGATGAACTTCCTCATGAATGCGACAATGCTTGCGATTATCTGGTTTGGTTCGCATCAAATCGCAGAAGGAATTCTTCAAATTGGTGATATGATGGCGTTTATGCAATATTCAATGCAAATTATTATGTCATTCTTAATGATCGCGATGATGTTTATTTTTGTACCACGTGCAGTAGTATCATTGAATCGAATTAATGAATTACTCGATACTAAAAATACAATTCATGAACCAAATGAAGCAAAAGCATTTAATGCTTCAGACCGTGGTCTCGTCGAATTTGAAAATGTAGACTTTAAATATGGTGACGCAGACGAATATGTTCTTCACGATATTAACTTTGTCGCAAAACCTGGGGAGACGACCGCATTTATCGGATCTACTGGTTCTGGAAAATCTACCCTAATTAACTTAGTGCCACGCTTTTATGATGTTACTTCAGGTACGGTTAAGGTAAATGGCGTTGACGTTAAAGATGTATCAACCCATGATTTACGCGAAGAAATCGGTTATGTACCACAAAAAGGTGTACTCCTTACTGGAACAGCAAAATCAAATCTTGTCTACGGTAAAGAAGATGCAACGGACGAAGAAGTCACAAAAGCGCTTCAAATTGCGCAAGCAAATTTCATCCTTGATAAAAAAGATGGTCTTGATTATGAGATTGCCCAAGGTGGTACAAACGTATCAGGTGGACAAAAACAACGTCTAAGCATCGCAAGAGCACTTGTCAAAGATGCTTCAATCTTTATTTTTGATGATAGTTTTTCTGCTTTAGACTTTAAAACAGATCAACTCTTACGTAAATCAATTCATGAGAACTTAAACCATGCAACACTGTTAATCGTTGCGCAACGTGTAAACACAATTATGGATGCAGACCAAATTATCGTTTTAGATGAAGGACGAATCGTAGGTAAAGGGACTCATAATGAGTTATTGAAATCTTGTCCTACATACTATGAAATCGCATCATCACAATTATCGGAGGAGGAATTAAATTATGAATCAAAATAA
- a CDS encoding ABC transporter ATP-binding protein, which yields MNQNNASVKPSKPENSKAVLKKMIALIKPFKVKMIIVIIFALLSTIFTIVGPKVMGQATTVLFEGLMAKVQGVGSVDFEKIKGIVLWLLGIYVASLLFSYIQGWIMARISRDLTYDLRKRMHEKIEKLPLKYFDGTTTGEVLSLVTNDIDVIDQNLTSSITQVITSITTIVGILYMMFSINWQMTLAAILVLPLSFGLIFFIMSKSQVFFRNQQKYLGSLNGHIEEMYGSHVVVKAYNGEERSIAEFDDHNNNLYDAAWKSSFFSGMIHPIMNFVGNFGYVVVSILGGYFASGGIISVGDIQSFIQYMRSFMNPIAQLGNLSSTFQQSLAAAERVFNYLEEPEEVEDADTVIDVSKVEGHVSFENVNFGYDSDVTIINDFSADVKPGQKIAIVGPTGAGKTTIVKLLMRFYDVTSGSIKVDDHDIRDIKREDLRNLIGMVLQDTWLYSDTINENIRYGKLDATDEEVHEAAMKAQVDYFVRTLPEGYQTVLNEETTNISQGQKQLLTIARAILADPKILILDEATSSVDTRTEVLIQKALDVLMEGRTSFIIAHRLSTIKNADLILVMDKGDIVEKGSHDELLAQNGFYATLYNSQFSEED from the coding sequence ATGAATCAAAATAACGCTTCAGTAAAACCTTCGAAACCAGAAAATTCTAAAGCAGTTCTTAAAAAAATGATTGCACTGATTAAACCCTTTAAAGTAAAAATGATTATAGTTATAATCTTTGCATTATTATCAACCATCTTTACAATTGTTGGTCCAAAAGTTATGGGACAAGCAACGACCGTTTTATTTGAGGGATTAATGGCTAAAGTACAAGGCGTTGGTTCGGTTGATTTTGAAAAAATCAAAGGGATCGTATTATGGCTTCTTGGAATCTATGTTGCTAGTTTACTCTTTAGCTATATTCAAGGATGGATTATGGCACGTATTTCACGTGACTTAACATACGATCTTCGTAAACGTATGCATGAAAAAATCGAAAAATTACCCTTGAAGTATTTTGATGGAACGACAACAGGAGAAGTTCTGTCACTTGTTACAAATGACATCGATGTAATCGATCAAAACTTAACAAGTAGTATTACTCAAGTTATTACCTCCATCACGACCATCGTAGGGATTCTCTACATGATGTTCTCGATTAACTGGCAAATGACCCTAGCAGCAATATTAGTACTGCCGCTATCCTTTGGACTCATTTTCTTCATCATGTCAAAATCACAAGTGTTCTTTAGAAACCAACAAAAATATCTTGGATCACTAAATGGCCATATTGAAGAAATGTATGGGAGCCATGTTGTTGTGAAAGCTTACAATGGTGAGGAACGATCAATTGCGGAATTTGATGATCATAATAATAATCTGTATGATGCAGCTTGGAAGAGTAGTTTTTTCTCGGGTATGATTCATCCAATTATGAATTTCGTTGGTAACTTTGGTTATGTGGTAGTAAGTATTCTCGGTGGGTATTTTGCATCCGGTGGAATTATTAGTGTAGGGGATATTCAGTCCTTTATTCAATATATGAGAAGTTTTATGAACCCGATTGCGCAATTGGGTAACTTATCCTCTACATTCCAACAATCCCTTGCTGCCGCAGAACGTGTCTTTAACTATTTAGAAGAACCTGAAGAAGTCGAAGATGCAGACACAGTAATTGATGTAAGTAAGGTTGAAGGTCACGTATCCTTTGAGAATGTTAATTTTGGATACGATTCAGATGTGACAATTATCAATGATTTCAGTGCTGATGTTAAGCCGGGTCAAAAAATTGCGATTGTAGGTCCTACCGGAGCTGGTAAAACAACGATCGTGAAACTCTTAATGAGATTCTATGATGTAACTTCGGGATCAATTAAGGTTGATGATCATGATATTCGAGACATTAAGCGTGAAGATCTTCGTAATCTAATCGGTATGGTTCTTCAAGATACTTGGTTGTATAGCGATACAATTAATGAAAATATTCGTTATGGTAAACTGGATGCTACGGATGAAGAAGTCCATGAGGCTGCAATGAAAGCTCAAGTCGATTACTTTGTTCGAACACTCCCAGAAGGCTATCAAACAGTACTTAATGAAGAAACAACTAATATTTCTCAAGGACAAAAACAATTATTAACGATCGCTCGAGCAATTCTTGCTGATCCGAAAATTTTAATTCTTGATGAAGCGACAAGTTCCGTCGATACACGGACAGAAGTTCTAATCCAAAAAGCATTAGATGTCTTAATGGAAGGACGCACAAGTTTTATTATTGCACACCGTCTATCAACAATTAAAAATGCCGATTTAATCCTTGTTATGGATAAAGGTGATATTGTTGAAAAGGGAAGCCATGATGAGCTGCTTGCTCAAAATGGATTCTATGCAACACTTTATAACAGTCAGTTTTCTGAAGAAGACTAG
- a CDS encoding NifU family protein encodes MTLEERIIESLDKIRPYIQRDGGDMEFVSVDENGVVTVKLLGACIGCGLIDYTLKGGVEALLMDEIPEVTGVIAQDYFE; translated from the coding sequence ATGACCCTAGAAGAACGCATTATTGAATCTCTCGATAAAATACGTCCCTACATCCAACGTGATGGTGGTGACATGGAGTTTGTCAGTGTTGATGAAAACGGTGTTGTGACCGTTAAACTCCTTGGAGCTTGCATTGGATGTGGATTAATCGATTATACTTTAAAAGGTGGCGTTGAGGCTTTACTTATGGATGAAATTCCAGAAGTAACAGGTGTTATTGCCCAAGATTACTTTGAATGA
- a CDS encoding divergent PAP2 family protein — MSDNFYPIISALVANILAQVLKPFFHYLKTGEKNLSMIFESGGFPSSHTALVIGLTLALGYQSGFSSQYFFISLVFSLTVIYDAANVRYYAGQNIKITKQLIQDIEVLTQTTLENPIYRQKIKEVLGHKWVEVVGGFLLGFITASLLYFMRIPS, encoded by the coding sequence ATGAGCGATAATTTTTACCCCATTATTTCTGCACTTGTTGCAAATATTTTAGCTCAAGTTCTAAAACCGTTTTTCCACTATTTAAAAACAGGTGAAAAGAACTTAAGTATGATTTTTGAAAGTGGTGGCTTTCCAAGTTCCCATACCGCTCTTGTTATTGGTTTAACACTTGCGCTTGGCTACCAGTCTGGATTTTCTTCGCAATATTTCTTTATTTCTCTTGTCTTTTCGTTGACAGTGATTTATGATGCTGCGAATGTACGTTACTATGCCGGACAGAATATTAAAATTACAAAACAATTAATTCAAGATATTGAAGTCTTAACTCAAACAACATTAGAGAATCCAATTTATAGACAAAAGATAAAAGAAGTCCTCGGCCATAAATGGGTTGAGGTCGTTGGTGGATTTTTACTCGGATTTATAACTGCATCATTACTATACTTTATGAGGATACCATCATGA
- a CDS encoding glucose-6-phosphate isomerase, with protein MIRVDLKHALLEEDVLSYQDEVSRIHDMIHSRSGKGNDYLGWLDWAERYDIEEFARIKECAKRIQDQAEVLLVCGIGGSYLGSRAAIEMIQGPFPKNDLEIIYVGNTFSSTSVVRILDYIKDKEVACNVISKSGTTTETALAFRMIRQFMEEKYGDEASKRIYATTDKERGLLKPQADAKGYESFVIPDDIGGRFSVITPVGLLPMAAAGLDIDKFMAGVKKATFELNNSDLSSNPAYVYAVVRRMLEKQGKSVEMFVSYESHLVFLAEWWKQLFGESEGKDGKGLLPASVNFSTDLHSMGQFVQDGNKVLFETVVLVDKPIADMVVPTEADDLDQMNYLAGKSLHWINEKAFEGTLEAHEVTGGVPNVLIHIDEANEENLGYAMYFFFKALAMSVYMLDVNPFDQPGVEVYKKNMFKLLGK; from the coding sequence ATGATTAGAGTAGATTTAAAACATGCTTTATTAGAAGAAGATGTATTAAGTTATCAAGACGAAGTGAGTCGTATTCATGATATGATTCATTCACGAAGCGGTAAAGGTAATGATTACCTGGGTTGGCTTGATTGGGCAGAACGCTATGATATTGAAGAATTTGCGCGTATTAAAGAATGTGCAAAACGAATTCAAGATCAAGCTGAAGTTTTACTTGTTTGTGGAATTGGCGGTTCTTATTTGGGAAGTCGTGCTGCGATTGAAATGATTCAAGGCCCTTTCCCAAAAAATGATTTAGAGATTATTTATGTTGGGAATACATTTTCATCAACTTCTGTAGTTCGTATTTTAGACTATATTAAAGATAAAGAAGTTGCATGTAATGTCATTTCCAAATCCGGTACTACAACCGAAACAGCATTAGCATTTAGAATGATTCGTCAGTTTATGGAAGAAAAATATGGCGATGAAGCTTCTAAACGAATTTATGCTACGACGGATAAAGAACGAGGATTATTAAAACCGCAGGCAGATGCCAAGGGATATGAATCGTTTGTAATTCCAGATGATATTGGTGGTCGTTTCTCAGTGATTACTCCTGTGGGATTGTTACCAATGGCAGCAGCAGGCTTAGATATTGATAAGTTTATGGCTGGTGTCAAGAAAGCAACATTTGAATTGAATAATTCTGATTTATCTTCTAACCCTGCATACGTATACGCAGTCGTGCGTCGTATGCTTGAGAAGCAAGGTAAATCAGTGGAAATGTTTGTGAGTTATGAATCACATCTTGTGTTTCTCGCGGAATGGTGGAAACAACTCTTTGGAGAATCTGAAGGGAAAGATGGAAAAGGATTGTTACCTGCAAGTGTAAACTTCTCAACAGACCTTCATTCAATGGGACAGTTTGTACAAGATGGAAATAAAGTTTTATTTGAAACAGTTGTACTTGTTGATAAACCTATTGCAGATATGGTTGTTCCAACGGAAGCGGATGACTTAGACCAAATGAATTATTTGGCTGGTAAGAGTTTGCACTGGATTAATGAAAAAGCATTTGAAGGAACTTTAGAAGCACATGAAGTAACTGGTGGTGTACCCAATGTTCTTATTCATATTGATGAAGCAAATGAAGAGAACTTAGGTTATGCGATGTACTTCTTCTTTAAAGCACTCGCAATGTCGGTATATATGTTAGATGTGAATCCATTTGATCAACCCGGTGTTGAAGTTTATAAGAAAAATATGTTTAAGCTTTTAGGTAAATAA
- the msrA gene encoding peptide-methionine (S)-S-oxide reductase MsrA, with protein MRNPYTRELRTIFVAGGCFWGVQEYYKRLKGIENTAVGYANSNQENISYQEVCSGKTGAVEAVMIQYNHAVISLDEIVDHLFRIIDPTSFNKQGNDIGTQYRTGIYYEHESDQEHLESLLKTYQEHYSKPLAVEVLPLLNFTRAEEEHQDYLEVHPGGYCHIDFSLAKSSELKQ; from the coding sequence ATGAGAAATCCATACACACGAGAACTACGTACAATATTTGTTGCTGGCGGGTGTTTCTGGGGTGTCCAGGAATACTATAAGCGATTAAAAGGTATTGAGAATACGGCAGTTGGTTATGCAAACAGTAATCAAGAGAACATTTCATATCAAGAAGTTTGTTCGGGAAAGACAGGTGCTGTAGAAGCTGTAATGATTCAATATAATCATGCAGTCATCTCCCTTGATGAAATCGTTGATCACTTATTTCGAATTATAGACCCCACAAGTTTCAACAAACAAGGTAATGATATTGGGACACAGTACCGTACAGGGATCTATTATGAACACGAAAGTGATCAAGAACATCTTGAATCACTGTTAAAAACATACCAAGAACACTATTCAAAACCCCTAGCAGTTGAAGTGTTACCACTCTTAAACTTTACGAGAGCTGAAGAAGAACACCAAGATTATCTTGAAGTTCATCCTGGGGGATACTGCCATATCGATTTTTCACTCGCAAAAAGTTCTGAGTTGAAGCAATAA